One stretch of Burkholderia pyrrocinia DNA includes these proteins:
- a CDS encoding threo-3-hydroxy-L-aspartate ammonia-lyase — protein sequence MNSPTLPTYDDVAAAAARLEGHAHRTPVMTSRTIDEALGAQVFFKCENLQRMGAFKFRGAFNALSRFDAEQRRNGVVAFSSGNHAQAIALSARILGIPATIVMPQDAPAAKMAATRGYGGNVVTYDRYTEDREQIGRDLAEKHGLTLVPPYDHPDVIAGQGTAAKELFDEVGPLDAVFTPLGGGGLLSGTALATRALSPHATLYGVEPEAGNDGQQSFRSGAIVHIDTPRTIADGAQTQHLGNLTFPIIRRDVDDILTATDAELVDCMRIFATRMKIVVEPTGCLSFAAVRRMKDQLQGKRVGVVISGGNVDLENFCALVSTSA from the coding sequence ATGAACTCTCCGACTCTCCCCACGTACGACGACGTTGCCGCCGCCGCGGCCCGGCTCGAAGGCCATGCGCACCGCACGCCGGTGATGACGTCGCGGACGATCGACGAGGCGCTCGGCGCGCAGGTGTTCTTCAAGTGCGAGAACCTGCAGCGCATGGGCGCATTCAAGTTCCGCGGCGCGTTCAACGCGCTGTCGCGCTTCGACGCCGAGCAGCGCCGCAACGGCGTCGTCGCATTCTCGTCCGGCAACCATGCGCAGGCGATCGCGCTGTCGGCGCGCATCCTCGGCATCCCGGCGACGATCGTGATGCCGCAGGATGCGCCGGCCGCGAAGATGGCCGCGACGCGCGGCTATGGCGGCAACGTCGTGACCTACGACCGCTATACCGAGGATCGCGAGCAGATCGGGCGCGACCTTGCGGAGAAGCACGGGCTCACGCTGGTCCCGCCCTACGACCATCCGGACGTGATCGCCGGCCAGGGCACGGCGGCGAAGGAACTGTTCGACGAAGTCGGGCCGCTCGACGCGGTATTCACGCCGCTCGGCGGCGGTGGGCTGCTGTCGGGCACCGCGCTGGCCACGCGTGCGCTGTCGCCGCACGCGACGTTGTACGGCGTCGAGCCGGAAGCCGGTAACGACGGCCAGCAATCGTTCCGGTCGGGCGCGATCGTGCATATCGACACACCGCGCACGATCGCCGACGGCGCGCAGACGCAGCACCTCGGCAACCTGACGTTCCCGATCATCCGCCGCGACGTCGACGACATCCTGACCGCGACGGACGCCGAACTCGTCGACTGCATGCGCATCTTCGCGACGCGTATGAAGATTGTCGTCGAGCCGACCGGCTGCCTGTCGTTCGCCGCCGTGCGACGAATGAAGGACCAGCTGCAAGGCAAGCGTGTCGGCGTGGTGATCAGCGGCGGCAACGTCGATCTCGAGAACTTCTGCGCGCTGGTATCGACATCGGCATGA
- a CDS encoding LysE family translocator, whose amino-acid sequence MLFIKSVVMGLSIAVPVGPIGMLCIQRSLSRGFQAGFATGVGAACADAIYGLLGGLGIAGIVTAFPMLTVGLKIGGGAFLVWLAWTIARQAPAASTQQRDLPRTTVLRDFLTTFGLTLSNPMTILSFVGIFAALGPLSGAREGAMWPAVSLMVAGVFIGSATWWLCLSGATAALRTKMSFAFMHGLSRVSAVVVAAFGAIQLVAGVRGVI is encoded by the coding sequence ATGCTGTTCATCAAGTCCGTCGTAATGGGGCTGTCGATCGCGGTGCCGGTCGGCCCGATCGGCATGCTGTGCATTCAGCGCAGCCTGAGCCGCGGCTTTCAGGCGGGGTTCGCGACGGGTGTCGGCGCCGCGTGCGCCGACGCGATCTATGGCCTGCTCGGCGGGCTGGGCATCGCGGGCATCGTCACCGCATTCCCGATGCTGACCGTCGGCCTGAAGATCGGCGGCGGCGCGTTCCTCGTGTGGCTGGCGTGGACCATCGCGCGCCAGGCGCCGGCCGCGTCGACGCAGCAACGCGACCTGCCGCGCACGACTGTCCTGCGCGATTTCCTGACGACGTTCGGCCTCACGCTGTCGAACCCGATGACGATCCTGTCGTTCGTCGGGATTTTCGCGGCGCTCGGCCCGTTGTCGGGCGCGCGGGAAGGTGCGATGTGGCCGGCCGTGTCTCTGATGGTCGCCGGCGTGTTCATCGGTTCCGCAACGTGGTGGCTGTGCCTGAGCGGCGCGACCGCCGCGCTGCGCACGAAGATGTCGTTCGCGTTCATGCACGGGCTGTCGCGCGTGTCGGCCGTCGTCGTCGCGGCATTCGGCGCGATCCAGTTGGTCGCGGGCGTGCGCGGCGTCATCTAG
- a CDS encoding Lrp/AsnC family transcriptional regulator, producing MDDLDWKILALLQANGRISYTELARQVHLSVPAVTERVKRLETAGVIEGYTARINPAAAGYPVSALIGITVPQPAKAKFLKLLETIPEVVECHHVTGADSYVMRFVATSMTHLEQLIERINLYGETRTSIVMSTPLPARGLARPPSKFDDGRK from the coding sequence ATGGACGATCTGGACTGGAAGATACTCGCGCTGTTGCAGGCCAACGGCCGCATCAGCTATACGGAGCTGGCCCGCCAGGTTCACCTGTCGGTGCCGGCGGTGACGGAACGCGTGAAGCGCCTTGAAACGGCCGGCGTCATCGAGGGCTACACGGCCCGGATCAACCCGGCCGCAGCCGGCTATCCGGTGAGTGCGCTGATCGGCATCACGGTGCCGCAGCCGGCGAAAGCGAAATTCCTCAAGTTGCTGGAGACGATTCCCGAAGTCGTCGAATGCCATCACGTGACGGGCGCCGACTCGTATGTCATGCGGTTCGTCGCCACCAGCATGACCCACCTCGAGCAACTGATCGAACGCATCAACCTGTACGGCGAAACGCGCACGTCGATCGTGATGTCGACGCCGCTGCCGGCGCGCGGGCTGGCGCGGCCGCCGTCGAAGTTCGATGACGGCCGCAAGTAG
- a CDS encoding DUF4410 domain-containing protein encodes MRKLNQAVFAAFIIWFATSFAHAQQPAARGSDVAPATPVMYVRAFQVVQESNGSGRLLSRSRAITHGRSASQNAGALAKAIVQQLSNAGVTARYLAPGEPLPMHASGWLIGGVFYSRVPSGRIQSLLQGGSDDGNPNTEVSVTIADAAGDSNVPFAIIGVKDAIKAQGTVASWNPYIVAAKFVVKKVEGTIAVDSLAKEIANQIIEHLEALQQHAAARPH; translated from the coding sequence ATGAGAAAGCTCAATCAGGCAGTTTTTGCCGCGTTCATCATTTGGTTTGCGACGAGTTTCGCGCACGCGCAGCAGCCGGCCGCGCGCGGCTCGGACGTCGCGCCTGCCACACCGGTCATGTACGTGCGGGCTTTCCAGGTCGTTCAAGAAAGCAACGGCTCGGGGCGCTTGCTGTCCCGTTCGCGCGCGATCACGCACGGGAGGTCGGCTAGCCAGAATGCAGGTGCGTTGGCGAAGGCCATCGTCCAGCAGCTAAGCAACGCGGGCGTCACCGCGCGTTATCTCGCACCCGGCGAGCCATTGCCGATGCACGCATCGGGCTGGCTGATCGGCGGCGTTTTCTATTCACGCGTCCCGAGCGGCCGCATTCAGTCGCTGCTGCAAGGCGGCTCGGACGACGGCAACCCGAACACGGAAGTCTCAGTGACGATCGCCGACGCGGCTGGGGACTCCAACGTGCCGTTTGCGATCATCGGCGTGAAGGATGCGATCAAGGCGCAGGGCACGGTGGCGAGCTGGAATCCGTACATCGTTGCGGCAAAGTTCGTCGTCAAGAAAGTCGAGGGGACGATCGCGGTCGATTCATTGGCGAAGGAAATCGCCAATCAGATCATCGAGCACCTGGAGGCGCTGCAGCAGCATGCGGCGGCACGGCCGCATTAA
- a CDS encoding collagen-like triple helix repeat-containing protein — MQNHFIKANVALAAIAAACALAACGGSDVTAPKLAGNNIGTSTSGTSGSSGTSGSSGTSGSSGTSGSSGTSGTSGTSGTSGTSGTSGTSGTSGTSGTSSGTSGIGGTSGTSGTPSTNGIVSSVGSVVTDVGVTIGGASLPGGVSKGVTAGPADTVTGVGTIVRDTSNAVSNGIGQIGFTPNPVGTTVAGLGTIVGSTSNPVSGLGETVKALGSGPLSPLAPITTPVGGLLDTVAGGLKSGGTMLGSALSSGPVQQATQALSTAITPLVTTAGQLTQQVGTATGLGQPVAGLLGQVGSAITSAGWKVTSTSPQPVVSGVGDLVRAVGNTVTNAGGLVNPSGANGAVPIAGLVTSVVGGMPAPVHDGSATGTGGTTPLGGSGNPLAPVTSLVGGLLGGAVGK; from the coding sequence ATGCAAAATCATTTCATCAAGGCGAACGTTGCGCTCGCCGCCATTGCCGCGGCGTGTGCGCTGGCCGCGTGCGGCGGCAGCGACGTTACGGCGCCGAAACTGGCCGGTAACAACATCGGAACGAGTACGAGCGGCACGAGCGGGAGCAGCGGCACGAGCGGGAGCAGCGGCACGAGCGGGAGCAGTGGCACGAGCGGGAGCAGTGGTACAAGCGGAACCAGCGGAACCAGCGGAACCAGCGGAACCAGCGGAACCAGCGGGACTAGCGGGACCAGTGGCACAAGCGGAACCAGCAGCGGCACCAGCGGAATCGGAGGCACCAGCGGGACCAGCGGCACGCCCAGCACCAACGGCATCGTCAGCTCGGTCGGCTCCGTCGTCACGGACGTGGGCGTCACGATAGGCGGCGCGAGCCTGCCCGGCGGCGTCAGCAAGGGCGTGACCGCCGGGCCGGCCGACACGGTCACCGGCGTCGGCACGATCGTCCGCGATACGTCGAACGCCGTGAGCAACGGCATCGGCCAGATCGGCTTCACGCCGAACCCGGTCGGCACGACGGTCGCCGGCCTCGGCACCATCGTCGGCTCGACCAGCAATCCGGTTAGCGGTCTCGGCGAAACGGTGAAGGCGCTCGGCTCCGGTCCGCTGTCGCCGCTGGCGCCGATCACGACGCCGGTCGGCGGCCTGCTCGACACGGTGGCCGGCGGTCTGAAGTCGGGCGGCACCATGCTCGGCTCGGCCCTGTCGTCGGGCCCGGTCCAGCAGGCGACGCAGGCGCTCAGCACGGCGATCACCCCGCTCGTGACGACAGCAGGCCAACTCACGCAACAGGTCGGCACGGCAACCGGCCTCGGCCAGCCGGTCGCCGGCCTGCTCGGGCAGGTCGGCAGCGCAATCACGTCCGCCGGATGGAAGGTGACGTCTACGTCGCCGCAGCCGGTCGTCAGCGGTGTCGGTGACCTCGTCCGTGCCGTCGGCAATACGGTCACCAATGCGGGCGGGCTCGTGAATCCGAGCGGCGCGAATGGCGCGGTGCCGATCGCCGGCCTGGTGACGAGTGTGGTCGGCGGCATGCCGGCGCCCGTGCACGACGGTTCCGCGACCGGCACGGGTGGCACCACGCCGTTGGGCGGTAGCGGCAATCCGCTCGCGCCGGTGACGTCGCTGGTGGGCGGCCTGCTCGGCGGCGCGGTCGGCAAATAG
- a CDS encoding DUF2182 domain-containing protein, protein MTPFDTWLGRERVVTLLGMAALVGACWFYLWTGAGTGMSALEMTTVALFPHRLAAGMGSMDPSLPTVIAMWWVMMIAMMTPSAAPLVMLYRRVLRHRGADGSGAAFMSVSLLAGYLAAWLAFSIGAALLQVLLQPAGLISAMMLWSKSAVLSAVVLALAGLYQFSPLKRACLRQCRAPAGFLVAHWRPGVVGSFLLGARHGMYCVGCCWLLMALLFVGGVMNVVWIAALSLFVFAEKILPGGDLVGRVLGVVLIAWAGVTLIV, encoded by the coding sequence ATGACTCCGTTCGACACCTGGCTCGGGCGCGAGCGCGTCGTCACGCTGCTCGGCATGGCCGCGCTCGTCGGCGCGTGCTGGTTCTATCTGTGGACGGGCGCGGGAACCGGCATGTCGGCGCTGGAGATGACAACGGTCGCGCTCTTTCCGCATCGACTGGCGGCCGGCATGGGCAGCATGGATCCGTCGCTGCCGACCGTGATTGCGATGTGGTGGGTGATGATGATCGCGATGATGACGCCCAGCGCGGCGCCGCTCGTGATGCTGTACCGGCGCGTGCTGCGGCATCGCGGCGCGGACGGCTCGGGTGCCGCGTTCATGTCGGTGTCGCTGCTGGCCGGTTATCTGGCCGCATGGCTCGCGTTCTCGATCGGCGCGGCGTTGCTTCAGGTGCTGCTGCAGCCGGCCGGGCTGATCTCCGCAATGATGCTGTGGTCGAAGAGCGCTGTTCTTTCCGCAGTCGTTCTCGCGCTGGCCGGGCTCTATCAATTCTCGCCGCTGAAACGCGCGTGCCTCCGGCAATGCCGCGCGCCGGCCGGTTTTCTGGTCGCGCACTGGCGTCCGGGCGTCGTCGGCAGTTTCCTGCTCGGCGCGCGCCACGGCATGTATTGCGTGGGCTGCTGCTGGTTGCTGATGGCGCTGCTGTTCGTCGGCGGCGTGATGAATGTCGTCTGGATTGCCGCGCTGTCGCTGTTCGTGTTCGCGGAAAAAATCCTGCCAGGTGGAGACCTTGTCGGGCGCGTGCTGGGCGTCGTGCTGATCGCCTGGGCCGGCGTGACGTTGATCGTTTGA
- a CDS encoding DUF1326 domain-containing protein produces MTPWEIQGTELISCNCSYGCPCQFSALPTNGNCEAMGAISIDSGHYGDVVLDGVRIAVVFQWPGAVHEGKGKCQPIVDERASPAQREAVLKIMTGQDTDPFATMFSVYASTLEHAFEPIFTKIDFDVDVDARRGRIHVDGVFDVAGDPILNPVTGAEHRARIDLPNGFEYELAEIGSGTGRSQGNIALTLDGTYAQFARLHMNNHGLIRHRVAA; encoded by the coding sequence ATGACTCCGTGGGAAATTCAGGGTACCGAATTGATCAGTTGCAATTGCTCATACGGTTGTCCTTGCCAGTTCAGTGCGTTGCCGACCAACGGCAATTGCGAAGCGATGGGCGCGATTTCGATCGACAGCGGCCACTACGGCGACGTGGTGCTCGACGGCGTCAGGATCGCTGTCGTGTTTCAGTGGCCGGGGGCGGTCCACGAAGGCAAGGGCAAGTGCCAGCCGATCGTCGACGAGCGCGCCAGCCCGGCACAGCGCGAAGCGGTGCTGAAGATCATGACCGGTCAGGATACCGATCCGTTTGCGACGATGTTCTCGGTGTATGCGTCGACGCTCGAGCACGCGTTCGAGCCGATCTTCACGAAGATCGATTTCGACGTCGATGTCGATGCGCGGCGCGGCCGGATTCATGTCGACGGCGTGTTCGACGTTGCGGGCGATCCGATTCTCAACCCGGTGACGGGCGCCGAGCATCGCGCGCGAATCGACCTGCCGAACGGCTTCGAATACGAGCTTGCCGAGATCGGTTCGGGCACGGGGCGCTCGCAAGGCAACATCGCGTTGACGCTCGACGGAACCTACGCGCAGTTCGCGCGGCTGCACATGAACAACCACGGGCTGATCCGGCATCGCGTTGCGGCATGA
- a CDS encoding MFS transporter encodes MTRIEQFAEYASRAGRRRGLTLLPLCIAVLVAQVDTAVVNLATRAIGDYFHAGVDALQWVVDSYNLSYAVLLLTGGLLADLHGRRRIFIAGTALFTVASLLCALAPSVSVLIAARALAGVGAALLLPASLAIVRVVWRDPVERGRALGIWAACNGAAMAIGPTLGGVLIRHFGWRSIFFVVVPLSIAAMLLAIPAVPESSDPRGRHFDGGAQVTGALALGALAYSAIVLRDSPAACALASCVAIVSFVVFTSIERRHGAAALVPLDLFRIGTFRGAIAATAGMTFGMYGVLFLLPLTWQSIGRLDSIGAGLALLPMALAFVVVSPCSGPLSERVGTRTTTAGGVAVIASGLAAIGVSAGSSSLLGAEIGLALTGLGMGIATGPLMTVAVGAVEAARSGTASALVNVARMAGATLGIAVLGTLFAAAHGGATGLRAAMFAGAAVQLTGAAVAAVRVQRARQAA; translated from the coding sequence GTGACCCGCATCGAACAATTCGCCGAATACGCCAGCCGTGCCGGCAGACGGCGCGGCCTGACCCTGCTGCCCCTCTGCATCGCCGTGCTCGTCGCACAGGTCGACACGGCCGTCGTCAATCTCGCGACGCGCGCGATCGGCGACTATTTCCACGCGGGCGTCGATGCATTGCAATGGGTCGTCGACAGTTACAACCTCAGTTACGCGGTACTGCTGCTGACCGGCGGGCTACTCGCCGATCTCCACGGCCGGCGTCGCATTTTCATCGCCGGCACCGCGCTGTTTACGGTCGCGTCGCTGCTGTGCGCGCTCGCGCCGTCGGTGTCGGTGTTGATCGCCGCACGCGCGCTGGCCGGTGTCGGCGCGGCATTGTTGCTGCCCGCGTCGCTCGCGATCGTGCGTGTCGTGTGGCGCGATCCGGTCGAGCGCGGCCGCGCGCTCGGCATCTGGGCTGCGTGCAACGGCGCGGCAATGGCGATCGGCCCGACGCTCGGCGGCGTGCTGATCCGGCACTTCGGCTGGCGCAGCATCTTCTTCGTCGTCGTGCCGCTGAGCATCGCCGCGATGCTGCTCGCGATCCCGGCCGTGCCCGAGTCGTCCGACCCGCGCGGCCGGCATTTCGACGGCGGCGCGCAAGTTACGGGTGCGCTCGCGCTCGGCGCGCTCGCATATTCGGCGATCGTGCTCCGCGATTCGCCGGCCGCGTGCGCGCTCGCGAGCTGCGTCGCGATTGTGTCGTTCGTCGTATTCACCTCGATCGAACGGCGCCACGGCGCGGCCGCGCTTGTACCGCTCGACCTCTTCCGGATCGGCACGTTTCGCGGCGCGATCGCCGCAACCGCCGGCATGACGTTCGGGATGTACGGCGTGCTGTTCCTGCTGCCGCTGACCTGGCAAAGCATCGGCCGCCTCGACTCGATCGGCGCGGGCCTCGCGCTGCTGCCGATGGCGCTCGCGTTCGTTGTCGTGTCGCCGTGCTCCGGGCCGCTGTCCGAGCGCGTCGGCACGCGCACGACGACGGCCGGCGGCGTCGCGGTGATCGCGAGCGGGCTCGCTGCGATCGGCGTGTCCGCCGGTTCATCGAGCCTGCTCGGCGCTGAAATCGGGCTAGCGTTGACGGGACTCGGAATGGGGATCGCGACAGGGCCGTTGATGACCGTCGCCGTCGGCGCGGTCGAGGCCGCGCGCTCGGGCACCGCGAGTGCGCTCGTCAACGTCGCGCGGATGGCCGGCGCGACGCTCGGAATCGCGGTACTCGGCACGCTGTTCGCGGCCGCGCACGGCGGCGCGACCGGCTTGCGCGCGGCGATGTTTGCCGGCGCGGCCGTTCAGTTGACGGGTGCGGCGGTAGCGGCAGTCCGCGTGCAGCGCGCGCGCCAAGCGGCGTGA
- a CDS encoding alkaline phosphatase family protein, which produces MSADAAPASPPVQDRIQHVFVLMLENRSFDHLFALSGIADIVAASPGDSNAYGGAVYPFGGGAPDRMPTDPCHEFTDVLEQLCGAGVPFVKGQAYPGVNNSGFVSNYATSHSEGTPPQPADAGKIMQGADVRTHAPSLYALANAFVLCDAWHASMPGPTWPNRFFLHGASSAGLDHSPTREEMGGWEAFDGFRYPKGSIFGALGDDNWRIYQDQSGDPLGHVPQVASLKGISFVDVDDLAHFEADLAAGYTARYTFIEPSYGDIVHGTYRNGSSQHPMDGLAGGDQLAARVYNAIRNSPVWNSSLFVIVYDEHGGFYDSVRPGAAPPPNDGAAATLNASGFGFDVYGVRVPAIVISPWVAAGKVDHTPYDHASVAATLERLFGLAPLTDRDRLANDLLALVTTTCRTDCPQRIGS; this is translated from the coding sequence ATGAGTGCAGACGCAGCTCCCGCATCCCCACCGGTTCAGGATCGCATCCAGCACGTGTTCGTGCTGATGCTCGAGAACCGCTCGTTCGATCACCTGTTCGCGCTGTCGGGCATCGCCGACATCGTCGCCGCGTCGCCGGGCGACAGCAATGCGTATGGCGGCGCCGTCTATCCGTTCGGCGGCGGCGCGCCCGACCGGATGCCGACCGACCCGTGCCACGAATTCACCGACGTGCTCGAACAGCTCTGCGGCGCGGGCGTGCCGTTCGTGAAAGGGCAGGCTTATCCGGGCGTCAATAATTCGGGATTCGTGTCGAACTACGCGACGTCGCATTCCGAAGGCACGCCGCCTCAGCCGGCCGACGCGGGCAAGATCATGCAGGGCGCCGACGTGCGGACGCACGCGCCGTCGCTGTACGCACTCGCGAATGCGTTCGTGCTGTGCGACGCGTGGCATGCGTCGATGCCGGGGCCGACCTGGCCGAACCGCTTCTTCCTGCACGGCGCGTCGTCGGCCGGGCTCGACCATTCGCCGACCAGGGAGGAAATGGGCGGGTGGGAGGCGTTCGACGGCTTCCGCTATCCGAAGGGTTCGATCTTCGGCGCGCTCGGCGACGACAACTGGCGCATCTACCAGGATCAGTCGGGCGACCCGCTCGGCCACGTGCCGCAGGTCGCGTCGCTGAAGGGCATCAGCTTCGTCGACGTCGACGATCTCGCGCACTTCGAGGCCGATCTCGCGGCCGGCTACACGGCACGCTACACGTTCATCGAGCCGAGCTACGGCGACATCGTGCACGGCACCTACCGGAACGGCAGCTCGCAACACCCGATGGACGGGCTGGCCGGCGGCGACCAGCTCGCCGCGCGCGTGTACAACGCGATCCGCAATTCGCCGGTGTGGAACAGCAGCCTGTTCGTGATCGTCTACGACGAGCACGGCGGCTTCTACGATTCGGTCAGGCCGGGCGCCGCGCCGCCGCCGAACGACGGCGCGGCCGCGACGCTGAATGCGAGCGGCTTCGGCTTCGACGTGTATGGCGTGCGCGTGCCGGCGATCGTGATTTCGCCGTGGGTCGCGGCCGGGAAGGTCGACCACACGCCGTACGATCATGCGTCGGTCGCCGCGACGCTCGAGCGGCTGTTCGGCCTCGCGCCGCTGACCGATCGCGACCGCCTCGCCAACGACCTGCTGGCGCTCGTGACGACCACCTGCCGCACCGACTGCCCGCAAAGGATTGGATCATGA
- the infA gene encoding translation initiation factor IF-1 has translation MAKEELLELDGIVDEVLPDSKYRVTLENGVVVGAYASGRMRKNHIRILAGDRVTLELSMYDLTKGRINFRHKDANSPRPQRNSGPRR, from the coding sequence TTGGCAAAAGAAGAACTGCTGGAACTGGACGGAATCGTCGACGAAGTGCTGCCGGACAGCAAATACCGTGTCACGCTGGAAAACGGCGTGGTGGTGGGCGCATATGCGTCGGGCCGCATGCGCAAGAACCACATCCGCATTCTCGCGGGTGACCGCGTGACGCTGGAACTGTCGATGTACGACCTTACCAAGGGCCGCATCAACTTCCGTCACAAGGACGCGAATTCCCCGCGTCCGCAACGCAACAGCGGGCCGCGCCGCTAA
- a CDS encoding cold-shock protein, translating into MDTGTVKWFNETKGFGFISPDNGGDDLFAHFSEIRGTGFKTLAEGQKVSFEVKRGPKGLQASNITPQ; encoded by the coding sequence GTGGATACCGGTACCGTCAAGTGGTTCAACGAAACCAAGGGCTTTGGTTTCATCTCCCCGGACAACGGCGGCGACGATCTGTTCGCCCATTTCTCGGAAATTCGCGGCACGGGCTTCAAGACCCTGGCCGAAGGCCAGAAGGTCAGCTTCGAAGTGAAGCGCGGCCCGAAGGGTCTGCAAGCGTCGAACATCACGCCGCAGTAA